In a single window of the Campylobacter hyointestinalis subsp. lawsonii genome:
- the fliN gene encoding flagellar motor switch protein FliN, whose amino-acid sequence MSEEELSPNGLFHGYDELLDVGVDFISELGTTTISVRELLKLEVGSVIDLEKPAGESVELYINNRIFGKGEVMVYEKNLAIRINEILDSKSVIQYFKKELL is encoded by the coding sequence ATGAGCGAAGAAGAGCTAAGCCCAAATGGTCTATTTCATGGATATGATGAGCTTTTAGACGTCGGAGTTGATTTTATAAGCGAGTTAGGAACGACAACTATAAGCGTACGTGAGCTGCTAAAACTAGAAGTAGGCTCTGTTATAGACCTTGAAAAACCTGCTGGTGAGAGCGTAGAGCTTTATATAAATAATAGAATTTTTGGTAAGGGCGAAGTAATGGTATATGAAAAAAATTTAGCTATTCGTATAAATGAAATTTTAGATTCAAAATCAGTTATCCAATATTTCAAAAAAGAGTTATTATGA
- a CDS encoding chemotaxis protein CheX, whose product MMDAVYEATKHFCSDVLGFKLENGSKLGDNVYGASIPVFDGNDEYQFYLYFKKDTLNYFAKVLLNSDDLSQVDLADLCREVANQIIGYAKNLLNEQGKKYKLGTPEFLGKVESFPVELNEYRLFKMKNRTFKIGYKKA is encoded by the coding sequence ATGATGGACGCAGTTTATGAAGCTACTAAGCATTTTTGTAGCGATGTTTTGGGTTTTAAGTTAGAAAACGGATCAAAGCTAGGAGATAATGTTTATGGTGCTAGCATTCCAGTGTTTGATGGTAACGACGAATATCAATTTTATTTATATTTTAAAAAAGATACGCTAAATTATTTTGCCAAAGTGCTTTTAAATTCAGATGATTTATCTCAAGTGGATTTGGCTGATCTATGTAGAGAAGTGGCAAATCAGATCATAGGCTATGCTAAGAATTTACTAAATGAGCAAGGCAAAAAGTATAAATTAGGAACTCCTGAGTTTTTGGGTAAAGTAGAGTCTTTTCCTGTAGAGTTGAACGAATACAGACTTTTTAAAATGAAAAACCGAACATTTAAGATAGGTTATAAAAAAGCATGA
- the trpA gene encoding tryptophan synthase subunit alpha yields the protein MDKIRKAFSGKKANIGYIVAGYPNLEYTKEFLNLLDESCLDILEIGIPYSDPLADGKLISMASFEACQNGVTTDTVFDMLGGVKTKKALVFLVYYNLIFAYGEDRFLAKAKEVGISGLIVPDMPYDESSEFFAKCKDLGLCLVPLVSVTSQDRIAKILQNADGFVYAVGALGVTGSRATPEDKLKDLIKDIRSKTKLPVAIGFGIKTNEDVRRTKKYADGAIVGTSIVELQGKLNIQELSSAINDIFKD from the coding sequence ATGGATAAGATACGAAAAGCTTTTAGTGGCAAAAAAGCGAATATAGGTTATATAGTTGCAGGATATCCAAATTTAGAATACACAAAAGAGTTTTTAAATTTACTTGATGAGAGCTGTCTTGATATTTTAGAGATCGGAATCCCATATTCTGATCCTTTGGCTGATGGCAAACTCATAAGTATGGCAAGTTTTGAGGCTTGTCAAAATGGAGTTACTACAGATACTGTTTTTGATATGCTTGGAGGCGTAAAAACTAAAAAAGCACTTGTTTTTTTAGTCTATTATAATCTAATTTTTGCTTATGGAGAAGATAGATTTTTAGCCAAAGCTAAAGAAGTAGGCATAAGCGGTTTGATAGTTCCTGATATGCCTTATGATGAGAGCAGTGAGTTTTTCGCAAAATGTAAAGATCTCGGACTTTGTTTAGTTCCTCTTGTGAGTGTGACTTCGCAAGATAGAATCGCTAAAATACTTCAAAATGCAGATGGGTTTGTATATGCCGTGGGTGCTCTTGGGGTTACTGGCAGTAGAGCTACGCCAGAAGATAAACTGAAAGATCTAATAAAAGATATCAGATCAAAAACCAAACTACCTGTGGCGATAGGATTTGGCATAAAAACAAATGAAGATGTAAGACGAACTAAAAAATATGCCGATGGAGCTATAGTGGGAACTAGCATAGTTGAATTGCAAGGTAAGCTTAATATACAAGAACTAAGCAGTGCTATAAATGATATTTTTAAAGATTAA
- the trpB gene encoding tryptophan synthase subunit beta encodes MNAKAYFGKYGGQFVPETVMSALMELEKAYEKIAKSDEFKAELNALLKDYVGRPSPMYHAKRLSEHYGHNIYLKREDLNHTGAHKINNALAQALLAKKMGKTKVLAETGAGQHGVATATAAALLGLECDVYMGQCDTKRQALNVYKMQLLGANVVPISDGLGTLKEATTAAIQAWVNEIESRFYVIGSAVGPHPYPMIVRDFQSIIGSEAKAQLDEKGVKPDYIIACVGGGSNAIGIFSAFLDDPSVNIIGVEAAGLGIETKYHAATLTKGTKGIIHGMKTIVLQDEFGMILPVHSISAGLDYPGVGPEHAHLQDIGRVSYYAVSDDECVNALKLLSRLEGIIPAIESSHALAYLEKLCPNLKTKSNIVVNVSGRGDKDMNTIMEYKKGTIYG; translated from the coding sequence ATGAACGCAAAAGCCTATTTTGGTAAATATGGCGGACAATTTGTCCCTGAAACTGTGATGAGTGCTCTAATGGAGCTTGAAAAGGCCTATGAAAAGATCGCAAAGAGCGATGAATTTAAAGCTGAATTAAACGCACTTTTAAAAGATTATGTCGGCAGACCAAGCCCTATGTATCACGCAAAAAGGTTAAGCGAACACTACGGGCATAATATATATTTAAAAAGAGAGGATTTAAACCACACAGGAGCTCACAAGATAAATAACGCTCTAGCCCAAGCACTTCTTGCTAAAAAGATGGGTAAGACAAAGGTTTTGGCTGAAACTGGTGCTGGTCAGCACGGAGTAGCCACTGCAACAGCAGCGGCACTTCTAGGGCTAGAGTGCGATGTATATATGGGGCAATGCGATACCAAAAGACAAGCCTTAAATGTATATAAAATGCAGCTTTTAGGAGCCAATGTAGTGCCTATTAGCGATGGGCTTGGCACGCTAAAAGAGGCCACCACAGCAGCCATTCAAGCGTGGGTAAATGAGATAGAGAGTAGATTTTATGTGATTGGTTCAGCCGTTGGTCCTCACCCCTACCCAATGATAGTTAGAGATTTCCAAAGTATAATCGGCTCTGAAGCCAAAGCCCAATTAGATGAAAAAGGCGTTAAGCCAGATTATATCATAGCTTGTGTGGGTGGTGGGAGCAATGCTATAGGTATATTTTCAGCATTTTTAGATGATCCTAGCGTAAATATCATAGGCGTTGAAGCAGCAGGTCTTGGTATAGAGACTAAATACCACGCAGCCACTTTAACCAAAGGCACCAAAGGGATAATCCACGGCATGAAAACCATAGTATTACAAGATGAATTTGGAATGATTTTGCCAGTTCATAGCATAAGTGCAGGGCTTGACTATCCAGGAGTTGGACCAGAACACGCCCATTTACAAGATATAGGTAGAGTAAGCTACTACGCAGTGAGTGATGATGAGTGCGTAAATGCTCTAAAACTTCTATCAAGGTTAGAAGGGATAATACCAGCTATAGAAAGCTCTCACGCTTTAGCTTACCTCGAGAAATTATGTCCAAATTTAAAAACAAAATCAAATATAGTAGTAAATGTAAGTGGCAGGGGCGATAAAGATATGAACACCATAATGGAGTATAAAAAAGGAACGATCTATGGATAA
- a CDS encoding phosphoribosylanthranilate isomerase has translation MSPLIKICGIKNLNEAKSVCECEFNGRRVDFIGVIFAQSKRQVSLEMAKNIADLAHKFSIKVVGVFAGIEFDKIAKIVNLANLDAAQIYEKVDDKTKFDCEVWQVFSVAESLPELNGSYNKVLFDTKGEKKGGNGVKFNWDLLKNLDIKFGLAGGIGVENLKEAMKLKPNLIDINSKIEDEFGFKDSKKIYEILKIVNLGDLR, from the coding sequence GTGAGTCCTTTAATCAAAATTTGTGGTATCAAAAATTTAAACGAAGCCAAAAGTGTGTGCGAGTGCGAATTTAATGGTCGTAGAGTGGATTTCATCGGTGTGATTTTTGCTCAGAGCAAAAGGCAAGTTAGCTTAGAAATGGCTAAAAATATTGCTGATTTAGCTCATAAATTTAGTATAAAAGTTGTTGGAGTATTTGCTGGAATTGAGTTTGATAAGATAGCTAAGATAGTGAATTTAGCGAATTTAGACGCTGCTCAAATCTATGAAAAAGTAGATGATAAAACCAAATTTGATTGTGAGGTGTGGCAAGTTTTTAGCGTGGCTGAATCGTTGCCTGAGCTTAATGGGAGTTATAATAAAGTATTATTTGATACAAAAGGTGAAAAAAAGGGCGGAAATGGGGTTAAATTTAATTGGGATTTACTAAAAAATTTAGATATCAAATTTGGTTTAGCCGGTGGAATCGGTGTAGAAAATTTAAAAGAAGCTATGAAGCTTAAACCAAATTTAATTGATATAAATAGCAAAATAGAAGATGAGTTTGGGTTTAAAGATAGCAAAAAGATATATGAAATTTTAAAAATAGTTAATTTAGGAGATTTAAGATGA